The stretch of DNA tgttctttctggcttattttcacctacttgattcgattcatttcgattcgattcgattcggctcgattcgattgattcgactccattcgattcgattcgattcgattcactccattcgattcgattcattcatttcgctccattcgattcgattcgattcgattcgactccattaagttcagctcatttcagccTTACTCATCttaatttaatagttattattaattttgttatcaataatactatttttttaatattattctttattattattattattattattatatttaataatagtgttaataataatgttatttattattattattatgaatattattattaaaatgaataataataataatgttgttgttgttgttgttaaaatgaataataatgttattaatgttaataataatattatttattattattattattattattattattatttttattattattattattattattattattagtattgttgttgttgttgttataattattggtattattattaaaattaataacatttattattaatattattgattgggcacgcccaaccgacttgacccagtagccaatacggggtcatacaagtcaacacgcttgccaacatggttacggattcgcttgatactctacgaatcacgaattgttaaaagcgaattctatcaattgattactgaaaatacatataacacattttctataagcgaatcgtgaatcgataaggcgtattcatagcgaatatggtaaccatgCTTGCCAGCCATTATTTGAGGTACACAAAGAaatctataaatacctcattattcacccatcaatggtaaaatacttctcaccaataactttctctctctagaagtaagactactcgagctactatgagagggcacggaaaccttatcttcaagcaaggtcccaactatccaccagtaccgtaaggcatcagagaaggacctaTCTATTGCGAACCCTCTGAGGCCCAtttgttacgcgtgaaagatccatccggagagagcaagcataggttcgaggtgccatcgtctgagaggagcgcgttgacccgacccggattcgagcaacgcttacttgagtgtttttattcgaaacaattatttttactaatatcattattaatattgacattattatttattattgttattaagaatattattagtaaaaaattactatttttcattattataatttatgattattcatatactcctccctctatcccggtcaattgttgtcatttggttttggcacaaagaccaaggaaagaggtggtgtcaattataaaatgacaagtagacaaaattgagtgtgaatgatcaaattgctcatcaagttcattcttaaaatagaaaggacaataatttaattagacaccccaaaatggaataggacaacaaattaccgggacagagggagtataatattataatttttttcttaaaaatattaattttagtataagtagtattatactatgaatattattattattattattatagttgataataacaataatattaaatattattattattaatattaatatgattatttcgattcgattcaaattcaattcactttattgattcgattgattcgattcattcatctattgattcgattcgatcccattcggctccattgattcgattgattgattgattaccattcgattcgattcgggcttcattcgattcgattcgattcggctctccattcgattcgattcgattcgattcatttctAAAAAGCGAGAAAAAAGGCGCCTAAATATAAACGAACAAACGATGTGATTTAGATTTAGAGTAGTGAGTGTTCTAGTAGTTTGGGTTCAAGCCTCACTTCCCTTTGTAATTCTACTAGTCTTTTGGTCCCAAAAGTAGTTCCTCTTTTGTCAAAAATAATACTATCCTTCATCTTCCATTCTTCCCTGCATTATTTGCCAGTCATTTTGTGTGCTGTTACTCGGTAATCGTAGTCTGCATTACTCGTTTTGCTTGATCTTAAACCCCTTTCTGTTATTTAACTCAGTCTTTTCACATTTGCAGGAGAATTTTGTTTGATGTTACTCTTTTGTCAAAAATAATATCCTTCATCAGTCATTTTGTTTGCTGTTACTCGGTAATCATAGTCTGCAttacttgttttgctttgcactaaaccccttcatgttgttTAACTCAATTTTTTCACATTTGCAGGAGAATTTTGAAATTTGCGACAGTGCACACCACCTGTTCGACGAAATTCCTCAGTGAAAATGAACCCTGATTGCAAGGAAACGGTATCTGGGCAGCTGAATACTGTTGACAGGTTCTCAGATTTACCAGATTTTCTCGTACATCATATCATTTCTTTTCTAGATACGAAGGAGGCGTATAGAACTTGTATCTTGTCGAAAAGATGGGCTCATATTTCGGCTACAAACCCAATTATTGAATTTCATTATTATGTACTGAAATTCCCTTACAGATATTGGCCCTCTAAGGAAGTCTCTGCTAGATTATTAGGATATATGGATAGTAGAATGCAAAGATACGCTAACGATAACCTGCGTATAAGGACGCTCAAACTTAGATTTCCGGCTTCTAATAAAGTGTTTGGCTGTGATGTTGAAGACATAGAATTATCTAGAAAATTAGAAGAGTTATCTTGCAAAGTTGATGAGTGGATTCGTATAGCTGTGCACAATCAGGTTGCAAGACTTGATCTAGATGGTCCAATTGACTACCAATTGCCTGCCATTTTGCTCTCAGCAAAATCTCTAAGAGAAGTTTATTGTATTAATGTCAAAATACCGTTCTACAACGGAGCCATAAATCTTGCATCTCTTCAGACTTTGGAATTAATATATGTTGATGTAGAGGAACGTATGCTAAATCATATTATTAGTTCGTGCCTGTTGTTGAAGTGTTTGTCGGTTAAGTATTGCTTCGGCTTCAAAACTATTGTCATTCCTTGTTCTAGTCAAGTGAAGGAGCTTACTTTAAAATATTCTTTACCCGAAAATGGGACAATTATTCTTGAGAGCTCGTATCTTACGTGTTTTCAGTTCTCGGACATTTATGATGATCGTTGGCCGGTTATGTCAAAACCTGgtttgttgagaaatttaaggacaTTAGATCTCTCTTCTTCTGGTATTACAGACGGGGATCTTGGCAAACTACTACCTGAATTAGCCTCATTAGAGACTTTGCATTTGGGCAACTGTCGTAGGCTGACAATGATCAGGATTTCAAGTGTTCAACTAAAGAAGATTTACTTGGATGAATGCCATGGTTTGGTAGATGTCACGATTGATGCTCCAAGTTTGACGAAGTTCAAATATAAAGGGCACTTTGACCCTCGTTGTACTATCACCATTAGTAGTCAAGCCACTTGTGTTCTCTCTGTTCACATTAAACCGTGTTGCCTACATACTCGAGGATTTTTCAAATTGAAACAGCTAATGACAGGACTAAGAAGCTGCAATGCTCTGGAAATTTCGCTATCCAACAATTATAATGAGGTATTGTATAATTGTTTAGAGTCTGAATGAATGTTTATATTAATTGCACTAACAAATTTTTATGGCTGTGTACTATGAAGTCTGGACGTGACGATATCAAATTTGATGAAGAAGAACTCGGAGATGTTAATCTTGGACCTCCACGCGATATCACAGAGCTGAAGCTAAGCCTCTATGATCAGAACCTCTCCAGATCATCTATGTCAGCTTTTTTGAATGGTTTATTCTGGACGTGCTACCCTGATATtatttcttttcaattctatttgGAAGATCCTGGTTTGATGATGCAGGTATGTTCATGTCTCTTCACTTTCTGTCATTTTCAACAGAATTAGGGTTAGTAATTCTCTATGCTATCTAGTTGAACATGGTCTTCTTGGATAATTGAACATTTTCTGAATTAGCCTGTAAATCGCAATTGTCCAAGTTGGAAATAAGTAACTCGAACTAATGCCTGCTTAGATGGAGCCTTGGTAAATACATCAGCCAGCTGTGTGTCACGGACTCACGGTCAGTGACATTGAGCCAGAATGATCTTCCATTGCCTTAAGTTAGAGCTGAATGTTGTATCTATTTTGACTTGTGATAGCTTTTTCTGTTTGAAGAGTATGCTATCAAGCTTTTTACCTCGTATTAGTAATGCTTTTAGCTTTTTAAGGCACTCAATTAGACATTTAGACATTTAGACTGCTAAAATCGAATTACCTGCTCGTAATTAAGTAATTGATATGATTCGAAATTACCAGAATTTACTAATTTGGCGTTATGCCTTAAGTTTATTGACATATTAAATGACCCATAAACATCAATAGACAGGTGCCAACTCGGTGAATAACTCAACTTCTTTTAATAGTTTAATATATTTGCTAAGACTCCATTTGCGGCTCTAATCCTAATGTGACAGTTAACACGAAACTTCTGTCTTTAAGTTGTCTTTATCATAAGATTGTGAAGGGAAGAATGAACCGCGACATTAAAATGTTGTAGTAGTCGTATTTCCAATAATGGTCAAGATGTATCTCAAGATTCAAACTCGTAATTTTTTTATGAAATCATTGCAAGGTCATCACTTTGAGTCTCATAATTCAAAATTCTCCAGaagcaatgttttttttttttttttttttttttttttttttttttttaactcatTGGTTCATTGGTTGTATGTGTTTGCAGTTTTTTATGAGTGAACTAGAAGATATGGTAAATTGTTGGAAGCACCCTTTAAAACGGATTGAATTTCCAGATGCTAATTGCTCGAATATACACGAGTCAGGGAAGGTTGAGGTACAGTGGAGATTGCATTGGTGAACTGCTTGGTTGCATACATGAATTGGAATTTTACTCAAATTCGGATTTACATGGGGGTAGAAGATAAACACTTCCCTCTATTTTAGAACAATGTTTTAGTGTAGTGCTGAAGAAGTGCGGATTTGTATGGAAATAGACGACTACGGTATGTCACTTTGTATGCCTTTGTTATAGTGTCTTGCTGAAGATGTACAGATTTGTATGGATATGGACGATTATGGTAGTTGCAAGCAGGATTAGTGTATTTGGTGTGATCTTTATGGTTTCGAATTTGTAATGTTGGCGTTCCTGGTACTTCGCAAATATATTAAAATGGAGCGGGAAGATTGTACATCAATGAATATCTGTGGCTGTTTAAGCTCAGATAATGGAAAATTGAGTACATGTGAAGGAAGCATTGTTACTTGTGATTTATACTCATCAAATTATGATATGTGAAAGAGTAGCTTGGTTAGTGCGTAGGGGATTTGAAGTTGAGATGAAACAAAATTAAGTTAGTTTCTTGCTCGATTCGTTATTGGTGGCGGATTTGAAGTTGAGATGAAATTTTGAAAGCGGTTTTTGTGATTTCGTTTGTCGATTTTAGAGAGAATGAAGGATCAAGAGTTTTGGCCTTTTGGGTAATGTGGGCCGAGTGTTTTTGGCAGTTTAGATAAAACTTTCAATGCTAACTGGTTATTGTTTGGGCGTGAAGAACAGGAACAATCTTCTGTTCAAGTTGTATTGGGCCTAGTAATTGAAGCAAACCGTTAGGAATCCTAGGCTTCTAGCGGCTTACCATATCAGAACTAGTATATCAGCACTACCATTTTGTAGTGTACCTATTACCTAAGGATGACAATTGGTCGTGTCTGGGTCGGGTCCACCCAGATCTGCACCCGGACCCGCAACTCCCACCCTTGACCtggacccgacccaaacccgctAGGGTATATAATCGACAGATCCATACCCGGACCCGATGGGTTTGGGTCGGTTCCTGCGGGTAGaggtgttaatgagacgagacagctcgcgtgCTACTTGAGATCGGCTCAGTCAAAGCTCGGTCAAAGCTTGGCTCGGATTCGAGTTCGGCTCGAGAgtttaacgagtcaagccgagcaaaggcTGGTTTGACTCGGAAAGCTCgcgagcggctcgaacttgtgtgactacataagatattgctcatattttataaaaatattttatcatgattagATTTTTGTATTACACATATCAAATGTCTCGctgatttgccaaatatttttatgCATAACTTTAGAGCCTTATTATTGATAAtatcaaaagaaaaaaataaaaagttttatataggctcgatttgggatcgagtttggctcgagctcgcgttaaagctcgcaagctttataacgagcacatttttttcaaactcgggtaagctcgagatcggctctAGCTCGAGTTTTGattcttgagcacaagccgagcaaggccaatcTCGAGATCGGCTCGACTCGTTAACACCCCTAGTTCCGGGTCTACCCACGGATCCATATGTTTTTACTCTTTTTAATAATTTCACTGTATAATTGTATACTCAGACCaaataatttgtttttttttttcctttgtaaTTGCACTATCTAGAATGAAAAAAAAAGCATTTGGTTGATAACAAACTAGTGTAGCTACCCGTGcaaatgcacggtattttagGTACAAATATTTAGAGACTTTAATAATTAATCAAACTAATGCAGTTTACCTCTATTTTGAAAAGAGTAGAAAATTTGTATATATAATTTAAATGAGATATTTTATTAGCCTTATTTATATAAAAGTTAAATAATGAATGATGTTATACAGTTAATATTGTTTAATTAGGAAATAAATATTGTTTAATAGTAGTAGATATAGATAGTCAACACtaactaattaggaaacaaataTTGTCTAGTAGAATATCACTTAGGCGGGAAATTTAAGCGGGAGAAATTGGAGATGtgttaatcttttagtatataggggattgAATTCATGGCATGAAAGTTGAAACCCAACCAAATCCAATTAGATACAAGTCTATACAAgccatacaacaacaacaacaagatcacTAAATTGATTAATAAAGACAAATGGAAGTTctaaatagtactccctctgtcccggtcatttgttgttttttttcatatttgggtatctcagtcaattgttgtcctttctattttaagaataaacttaatgagcaatttgatcattcacactcaatttgttacacttgtcatttagtaattggcccctttctattttcttggtctttgtgccaaaaccaaaggacaagaATTgaacgggacggagggagtataaaccAATTAAGTATGATGCCGTCGCCGGATGCtcgttattttgttttttttaataagATAGATAAAGTCGCTGGGTATCTTAGCGGCTTATTCTCTACGATATTTTTCTAAAAGTGATAGATATTTGGCCGATTACATTTTGTAAGGCCGTTAGGTTTCTTAgcctttttatataaaaaataaaataaaaataaaaagtaatgATGTGGATTCATTGGGCCAAAATAGTTTCTTAGCGCCACCCGGTGGCGCCCAATCTCGGCGACATCCTCTCACATGCAATAAGTGGGGACCCCATAATAATGTGTCACCGAGATTGAGCGCCAACCGATGACACCATATCATTATCCTTCCCTAATTAGTTTGCTAATCAATACTCATTATCCAAAAAATTCCGATTTAGAAA from Silene latifolia isolate original U9 population chromosome 10, ASM4854445v1, whole genome shotgun sequence encodes:
- the LOC141606648 gene encoding putative F-box/LRR-repeat protein At5g02700, producing MNPDCKETVSGQLNTVDRFSDLPDFLVHHIISFLDTKEAYRTCILSKRWAHISATNPIIEFHYYVLKFPYRYWPSKEVSARLLGYMDSRMQRYANDNLRIRTLKLRFPASNKVFGCDVEDIELSRKLEELSCKVDEWIRIAVHNQVARLDLDGPIDYQLPAILLSAKSLREVYCINVKIPFYNGAINLASLQTLELIYVDVEERMLNHIISSCLLLKCLSVKYCFGFKTIVIPCSSQVKELTLKYSLPENGTIILESSYLTCFQFSDIYDDRWPVMSKPGLLRNLRTLDLSSSGITDGDLGKLLPELASLETLHLGNCRRLTMIRISSVQLKKIYLDECHGLVDVTIDAPSLTKFKYKGHFDPRCTITISSQATCVLSVHIKPCCLHTRGFFKLKQLMTGLRSCNALEISLSNNYNESGRDDIKFDEEELGDVNLGPPRDITELKLSLYDQNLSRSSMSAFLNGLFWTCYPDIISFQFYLEDPGLMMQFFMSELEDMVNCWKHPLKRIEFPDANCSNIHESGKVEVQWRLHW